Within Triticum dicoccoides isolate Atlit2015 ecotype Zavitan chromosome 1B, WEW_v2.0, whole genome shotgun sequence, the genomic segment GCGGCGGTGCCGGCGGCGCTGAGCCAGAAGACGACGGCCCCGGCGCCCGAGGCGCCCGAGACGCCAGACGCGCCGGCGGCGGGGACGACGCCCAAGGCGGCCGCCGCGCCGAACGTGACGGCGGTGCTGGAGAAGGCCGGGCAGTACACCAAGTTCATCCGGCTGATGGCGTCGACGCAGCAGGACACGCAGCTGAACGCGCAGGCCAACGACTCCGACACGGGCTTCACGGTGTTCGCCCCCACCGACAACGCCTTCAACAGCCTCAAGCCGGGCACCCTCAACTCGCTCTCGCAGCAGGACCAGGTGACGCTCGTGCAGGCCCACATCGTCCCCACCTTCTACTCCATGGAGTCCTTCGAGACCGCCAGCAACCCCGTCCGCACCCAGGCCTCCGGCACCGACGGGCCCTGCACCGTCAACGTCACCGCCACCAGCAACAGCGCCGTCAACGTCTCCACCGGgatcgtccacaccaccgtcggcaCCGCGCTGCGCGCCACCAGGCCGCTCGCCGTCTACTCCGTCGACAAGGTGCTGCTGCCCATGGACCTCTTCGGCCCCAAGCCGCCGGCCTCCGCGCCCCCGGCCCCCGGCAAGAAGCCCTCGTCGGCCAAGGGGGCAGCCAAGGCGCCCTCGGgcgacgacgaggacgaggaggaggccccgcccgccggagccgccgcagcCGTCGGCGCCGGCTGGAGGAGCCTCGTCGCCgtggtggccgccgccgccgccgccgcgtgcctCTTGTAAGAAGAAGAAAGTGCGAGAGAGGATCATGATTCGTGAGACCGACAGATCGATGGAGACTAGCTGCGTGCATGTTGTGCATGGATT encodes:
- the LOC119349537 gene encoding fasciclin-like arabinogalactan protein 11, producing MASSRRALILLAVVLAAVPAALSQKTTAPAPEAPETPDAPAAGTTPKAAAAPNVTAVLEKAGQYTKFIRLMASTQQDTQLNAQANDSDTGFTVFAPTDNAFNSLKPGTLNSLSQQDQVTLVQAHIVPTFYSMESFETASNPVRTQASGTDGPCTVNVTATSNSAVNVSTGIVHTTVGTALRATRPLAVYSVDKVLLPMDLFGPKPPASAPPAPGKKPSSAKGAAKAPSGDDEDEEEAPPAGAAAAVGAGWRSLVAVVAAAAAAACLL